The following coding sequences lie in one Pseudomonas sp. SL4(2022) genomic window:
- the cobM gene encoding precorrin-4 C(11)-methyltransferase: MTVYFIGAGPGDPELITVKGQRLLRSCPVILYAGSLVPEAVLQGHSAEQVINTAELHLDEIIELIRQADDKGQDVARVHSGDPSLYGAIGEQIRHLRRLGIAFEIIPGVTATAACAALLESELTLPEVSQTLILTRYASKSNMPEGEALGDLARHGATMAIHLGVVHLSKIVTELLPHYGADCPIAVVHRASWPDQDWVSGTLATIVEQVRAKGFRRTALILVGRVLHAEQFADSALYNAEHRHLFRSADD, translated from the coding sequence ATGACCGTCTACTTTATCGGCGCCGGCCCCGGCGACCCCGAGCTGATCACCGTCAAAGGCCAACGCCTGCTGCGCAGCTGCCCGGTGATTCTCTATGCCGGTTCGCTGGTGCCCGAGGCGGTACTACAGGGCCATAGCGCCGAACAGGTGATCAACACCGCCGAGCTGCATCTGGATGAAATCATCGAGCTGATCCGCCAGGCCGATGACAAAGGCCAGGATGTGGCCCGCGTGCATTCCGGCGACCCGTCGCTGTATGGCGCGATTGGTGAGCAGATCCGCCACCTGCGCCGGCTGGGCATCGCCTTCGAGATCATCCCAGGGGTGACGGCCACGGCCGCCTGTGCTGCCCTGCTGGAAAGCGAACTGACCCTGCCCGAGGTGTCGCAGACGCTGATTCTCACCCGCTACGCGAGCAAGTCGAACATGCCCGAGGGCGAGGCGCTGGGCGACCTGGCGCGCCACGGCGCGACCATGGCCATCCACCTGGGCGTGGTGCACCTGAGCAAGATCGTCACTGAGCTGCTGCCGCATTACGGCGCGGATTGCCCGATTGCCGTGGTGCATCGCGCCAGCTGGCCGGATCAGGATTGGGTCAGCGGCACCCTCGCCACCATCGTGGAACAGGTGCGCGCCAAGGGCTTTCGCCGCACGGCGCTGATCCTCGTCGGCCGCGTGCTGCATGCCGAACAGTTTGCCGACTCAGCGCTTTATAACGCTGAGCATCGGCACCTGTTCAGGTCGGCAGACGATTAA
- a CDS encoding cobalamin biosynthesis protein: protein MPTKNLERDKATQAMAAGQSRLTGAGRHVELRRRTHRVALMMSSPAHTRPAAAVQVVAGLGCRSGCNVEDLLNLLLHSLQAHGLTVDNLAGLASITHKQSEPGLLALAQRLGLQLSCFSAEELQPYQQGVQGSPLTLVATGSPAVAEPCALALAEHLSGQPARLLGERTRNASATCALASSAPKDLS from the coding sequence ATGCCCACGAAGAACCTCGAACGCGACAAGGCTACGCAGGCCATGGCGGCCGGTCAATCGCGGTTGACCGGTGCCGGCCGCCATGTTGAGCTACGCCGCCGCACACACCGAGTCGCCTTGATGATGTCCAGCCCTGCCCATACTCGCCCCGCTGCCGCCGTTCAGGTGGTCGCCGGGTTGGGCTGCCGCAGTGGCTGCAATGTGGAGGACTTACTCAACCTGCTGCTGCACAGCCTGCAGGCGCATGGCCTGACTGTGGATAACCTGGCGGGGCTGGCCAGCATCACGCACAAACAGAGCGAGCCGGGCCTGCTGGCACTGGCTCAGCGCCTCGGTTTGCAGTTGAGCTGCTTTAGTGCCGAAGAACTGCAACCCTATCAGCAGGGTGTGCAAGGCTCGCCGCTGACCCTGGTCGCCACCGGCAGCCCGGCCGTCGCCGAACCCTGCGCCCTGGCCCTGGCTGAACACCTGAGCGGCCAACCGGCGCGTCTGCTCGGCGAAAGAACCCGCAACGCCAGCGCCACCTGCGCGCTGGCGTCGAGTGCACCCAAGGATCTGTCATGA
- the cobW gene encoding cobalamin biosynthesis protein CobW — MQTLAKLPVTIVTGFLGAGKTTLLRHMLGHADGRRIAVIVNEFGELGIDGEILKQCSIGCSEEEANGRIFELANGCLCCTVQEEFFPVMRELVARRGELDHILIETSGLALPKPLVQAFNWPEIRNACTVDAVITVVDSPAVAAGTFAAFPDQVDAQRKLDPNLDHESPLHELFADQLASADLVILNKADLLDAAALAAVRAEVAEELPPAVKIIEAHGGELPLDVLLGLNCETELHIEGRKTHHDLEGHEDHDHDEFASFHVELPEAEETRLLQALKEAVSKHGILRIKGFAAIPGKPMRLLLQGVGQRFDKHFDRAWQANEPRITRLVVIGQTLDQAAIEAELQAALA, encoded by the coding sequence ATGCAAACCCTCGCCAAACTCCCCGTCACCATCGTTACCGGCTTTCTCGGCGCCGGCAAAACCACCCTGCTGCGGCATATGCTCGGCCATGCCGACGGGCGGCGTATCGCGGTGATCGTCAACGAGTTTGGCGAGCTGGGCATCGACGGCGAAATCCTCAAGCAGTGCTCCATCGGTTGCAGCGAAGAAGAAGCCAACGGGCGCATCTTCGAACTGGCCAACGGCTGCCTGTGCTGCACCGTGCAGGAAGAGTTCTTCCCGGTGATGCGCGAGCTGGTGGCACGTCGCGGCGAGCTCGACCATATCCTGATTGAAACGTCGGGTTTGGCCCTGCCCAAGCCACTGGTACAGGCCTTTAACTGGCCGGAAATCCGCAACGCCTGCACGGTGGATGCGGTGATCACCGTGGTCGACAGCCCGGCCGTGGCCGCAGGCACCTTCGCCGCCTTCCCCGATCAGGTCGATGCGCAGCGCAAGCTCGACCCCAATCTGGACCACGAATCGCCGCTGCACGAGCTATTCGCCGACCAACTGGCCAGCGCCGACCTGGTGATACTCAACAAGGCCGACCTGCTCGACGCCGCCGCCCTGGCGGCGGTGCGCGCGGAAGTGGCGGAAGAGCTGCCGCCCGCAGTGAAAATCATCGAAGCCCATGGCGGTGAGCTGCCGCTGGACGTGCTGCTGGGGCTGAACTGCGAGACCGAGCTGCATATCGAGGGCCGCAAGACCCACCATGACCTGGAAGGCCATGAAGACCACGATCACGACGAGTTCGCCTCGTTCCACGTGGAACTGCCTGAAGCCGAGGAAACGCGTTTGCTGCAAGCGCTGAAGGAGGCGGTCAGCAAACACGGCATCCTGCGCATCAAGGGTTTTGCGGCGATTCCCGGCAAGCCGATGCGCCTGCTGCTGCAAGGCGTCGGCCAGCGTTTCGATAAACACTTCGACCGCGCCTGGCAGGCCAATGAGCCGCGCATCACCCGCCTGGTGGTGATTGGCCAGACCCTGGATCAGGCCGCCATCGAAGCTGAGCTGCAAGCAGCGCTGGCCTAA